GATCGCTgtaaagaaaaagagaaagttAAAAGCGTCTTGTCTGCAAACCATTTGGTTTGTGCTGAAAATGATACAAAAAGTCTTTGAGTTCCTTATGCAAGGtcctgttttattttattttaggggGTCAGAACATAAAAAACAGATCTATTTTGATTtacatttcttaaaaataattgcAAGGCAGCAAAAGTAGTTATTGGTAAAATGATAAAACAAAAAGAGAAAGTGAAGAGGTGTGCCTTTTtgtgaaaagaaaaaaaagtattttacagCTGCCTTGCAAACACATAAAACACTCATAATCtttacaaatgttaataaaGGATGACAAGCCTGGAATTTAGTCTCAGTCTGTCAGACTCtcaggaaaaaatatatttacaaaatatttttagtttAATAATTTGGGTTGGAATGACACTGAGAAATGAGATGAGAAGTGTACTCGCAACAGAATGACATAAAGAATAGACAGAAAAGTTTTCAGATATtggataaaataaaaataaaataaaaatcagctGCAATATGAtctcatcaaaatattttttatgtaaagtgtggttttactcaaataatatcaggACTTAATCATAAATTATTTACGTATGAACAACTTTAGCGATGCACCAGTACAAATTTGAACGTattcttatttattaatattacaaTCGTGGCATTAGTGTTTTGATTCTAATTGCATTaaaattaaattgcatttaattgTCATATTGatgaatttttttgtcatatttatTAAAGGCAGTTTACTTGTCTACCAAATGAAATAGTAtaaactacactttaaaaactttaaaactgaATGTCAACAAAACTTCAATTTTATTAATTTGCTataatccacatctttaaaggtgccatagaataaaaacagtatttagaataaaactgtatttatcttGGCATTGCTTATTAAGTAAGTGTTGCAATAGGCTACAGCTGTTAAAGCAGTGGTGCCTCACATatacaataattgttttaccttgattatcttgtttttttaattgtttgaaTCACAAATTTTAATTGATAATCAAAAACAATGAATTGCACAGCCCTAGTTAGCCATGGATTGTATTAGTGActcaaaatatttattaaatgctatattgttactaaAATTTTTATTTCCCTACACATTTTGTTTCTATCACGTTgcagaatataaaaataatacattacgTATTTCTGTAAAAAATGGGTTTAGGTTTGGGGTACGGTGGTAACATTTGTCGACAACATCGTTCAGGGGAATTTATACACATcactgaaaaaatgattcattcaatttaatattttttttttaaggtaagtggttgcaataaatttatttaagctacatttaaacaaaagttttttgttttgttttgcctttctaattttttttgtttaaatgtagcttaaataaattgattgcaaccacttaccttaaaaaaattgactgTAAATTGACTGTAAAAATTCTTCTGcagtcaaaattattttaatgataATCGACAGCATGAGTAAACTGGAATTGAATCCAGAAGCACAAATAAAGACTAATAAATAGATATTGtatattcatttaaatataCTATTATTGTGTTTCTTGTACATCTAAAAATCTCAAATGTCAAATgttatttgttaatgtttttattgaTCTGTGTATGTGCTATCTTATCTTTGTTatcttaaaggcgctctaagcgaataatgtgcgacgtcacttcctgttgatgtttgaactgttttcaaacagacagagcgtagctaactcctccccctccccctcccttccgtgctttcatgaacgcgcccaacccccacccccaaatccttcttgtcgtttattggctggaatactttgttttgttttgtgctggctaggtttggccatttgttgatattgccgtttgtgaagcctgggctgtctacagagatcgcgtttttttacagtttgatcagcggacaggcagcaagcagatagtgaggagatgtttccggtatgtaacaaaaaatgttttatggtctaaaacgcttcaattcgcttagagcacctttaattgACACAACAGATGATCTAACCGCAATAGTATTTAAACAAGCGGACGAAAAAAGACCTGCTTACACTAGAGTTAGTGTCTTTCTGGTCCGTACACAATTCCTGCACAAAGATAACAAGATAGTAATGATGGCATATTGAAAGGTCAGGCCAACCACGAGGAACACTAGAGAAAGAAAAGGGTCTAGAGGAACGGAGACCAGCTCTGCACATCTCTCCCCGATAAAGTGCCAGAATTTACCTACGGCACATCTAAAAGGGTCAAGAGACACAGTTAGAACATGAACTGTACAATACAGCTGCTATTCTTCACCGTAACCACCAAAACACTGTAACATCCCAGTTTTACAAATGTCGAAACTCTGAAGGGTACACAAGCAAAATTTAACGTTTGCCAAAATTCATAAGCTCTGTTTCTTAAACTACTGAGCTGCCAACATCAGTAGCTGCCTTTTTACCAGTCATCAAACCTACACGTGATAGCCAATTGCGTTTATGCAAGACCGGAAAACAGAGGAGCATAAAATGAAGGAAAGATTAATCATCACGGTGGGTAACACTAGAGCAACCGTTAGCGCAACCAAACCAGCGTTCATTAGCTGTCCAAACAAAAGCCTTGTTGTGATCTGTTCCACTTTGATTAGCTGTTGCCACTATGACGATCGGCTAAGAGCCACGCTTCACACAAATGTGCAGTACACGTACTATATGCATTGTGTGAAACTGAACTTAGCagttatgtgtctgaaactgcCGAAGCTAGCATCTATTTACacatatatctatggtctgaggTGGTGCAAAGAgtggaggcggggactaatttgcatattcgtAGATTTGCGTAATgcgtatactaaatgaggcaagggtgtagagttGCATTCAAGTggttttaaagcatgaagaaattactgtgacaggtaaaacttttatatattattatgatgctcaaagatgagttttaactGCTAACATTATTGACTACAGGGAGACTTTAAAATGCCCAACATATGTAGCTCCACACAAAAAACTCCTCTCACATCATTTTCAGTACAGGCAACACATAAGAGTAAAATACTCTAATAAGCATAAGCATTAACAGGATAAAATGCAATATTTTAATTCAGTGGCTTTTATTGATAATTCGCTTAGCATTTTTTAATAAGCTTGCTACAGTGCATTCTGGGACTTATActatagagcagtggttttcaatcttgtcctaggggacccactgccctgcacattttgcatgtctcccttatctaacacacctgattcagatcatcagctcattaagggagagatccatgaacagaactgggtgtgtcagttaagggagacatacaaaatatgcagagctgtgggtcccctaggacaagattgaaaaccactgctatagagtatatactatatatactatatagtatgttaaaatCAGTTTGCGAGGTGGGTAATATTCTCGAATTCATAGTATTCAAAAAGCAGTAGCCAAAAAGTTGAGGGATGACTTACTACTTTGTCAAGTATTTTGAAGTGTGCATTCGATAGACAATTTCCTATCCCGTGAGTCTCCGGGAGAGGAAGGCCAAAGAAAAAGATGAATTAAGGTGTTGTCATATTCAAATTTGTCGGAAAGTGCTActctattaaaaaaattaaacggGTAAGGgaaactccactttttttgaaaataggctcattttccagctcccctagagttaaacgtttgatttttaccattatggaatccattcagctgatctccgggtctagcGGTAgcaattttagcatagcttagcataatccattgaatctgattagtccattagcatcgcgctcaaaaataaccaaagagttttgatattttcctattttaaacttgactcttctgtagtttcatcgtgtactaagaccgacggaaaattaaaagttttgattttctaggccgatatggctatgaactatactcttattctggtgtaataatcaaggactttactgccataccatggctgcagcaggcgcaatgatattacgcagtgcccaaaaacagccccctgctattgaaagttggggactattttcgggcgctgcgtaatatcattactCCTGCTGAAAATATCTAAattctttttacatttttgagcgcaatggtcttcttcttcctttacgccattccagcatctacggctatattcatggctagaacaagttaatccatacacaagttttatCCAGACAAGAtgatccatacacaggttggggtagggacaatttggcatctccaatctGCCTAACTTGCAAGTTTTTGGCCTGTTGGAGGAAACGGGAGTACCTAGAGTAAACctacgctgacacagggagaacaagCAAACTTCACACAGAAGTGTGAAGGGCTCGAaccggggaccttcttgctgtgaggcaacagtgctacccactgagccaccGTGCCACCCCATGTTAAtggtccaatcagattcaatgaattatgctaagctatgctaaaagtggtaccgccagacccgaagattggctaaatgaattccaaaatggtaaaaaacaaacatgccccTTTGGGGTTAAATTGTGATGTTTAACATCATCCAGGCTCAATTGTTGTTACGACGCCGTTTGTTACGTGAAGTATCAACATGGTGGATGTAGTACACCAGCATTTCATTCACACTACCCATATTCATACTACATAGAACAGATTATTTTAACAGTCGAAGAGACGGTACTTCAATTAATCCAGTATTCATGTCACAGTATGTGATTTCGGAGGCTTACATTTTTTGAGATACAATATAGACAGCTCACAGAGTTTTAGAAACAGAGCTTGAGTTGCAAACGTGATCGTTTATCGGTTGAGGTTAAAACATCAGTCAACTCAAATGTCAAACTGGCATTTAGATTATAGTGTGTCATAACTGTTCACATCTATCATGGGTTGTTTGCTGTGGTACCTGCAAGCGGCACCATGCCCTGGCACAATCTCACATTCTCCTCCATTGAGACAGAAATCAAGTTGGACAACACAGAGACTCTGACATGTCGATCCGTCCAGCGACACATAGCCTGGGTCACACAAACACTGAGCCTCCTTCGTACGGTGGTTCACCTTGCATTTGGAAAACTGGTTGCAGGCAAGAAACTTGCAGGGGTCTGCTTCATCCGCTAcaaatgaacaaataattttaatcTCAGTTTCACCCATTCTGTTCTGGAAAGCCTCTAATGTAGTCTGCATTGAATAAACGTGGTCAACAAACGCATGTTTTTAAAGCCCTGTGCGCCTGTGACTCTCACCTGGTTCTATGTCTAAAGAATGGCTGTCGATCTTTATGTCCAGACGTTTGGATGCAGCATCACAGAATTCCTCCAAGACACACTGGACAGCCCGAGTGATGTTGTATGGCACAGACTTGGCGAACTTCATCTTGCTGTTGACCACCACGCTTCCATTTCTGAAGTTGAGGATCTCTAACTGCTTAAAGCCGGTTAGGTTAGACTGAAGATACGGTAGTAGCTGTCCACAGAGAAGACAAAAGCTTAGATTCTGCATGTACACCTTTTAAAAACATGTCAAAGAAGTGAACTCACCAATTCGACAAATCTGTTTTCCAATGATCTGTATTCTGTAGAGCTCTTATTGAAAAGATCTTCAGAGAATAGCATGTTCGTGACACGAAGGCTAAAAAACACAACCAGCTCTTTTCCTTTGTTAGCTGTGGTCATTGAAGGAGTTGTCAAATACTTCAGTGACGGTGCCTTTGTTGTCACCAACAGATGTCCATCATCTGGGAAAGAATATCTACTGTCGTAACTTAAGAAATCAACGGTCTCTGCACTTACTACATCCATTTGGTCTAGCTCAGTGGCTGGATCTTTAAAATGTATAGATGGGTTCTCAGTTTCCACATTTTGCACTTTGACATTGTCCAGATCCACAGGAACAGTGCTATGGACAACAGATGATAGTACTCTTCCGGTTGGCGAATCATATTCCTTTTTCCCAGGTGTTGATACATCTGTGAAAACTACTGTATAAAGTCCAGGGTCTGCAGTTAAAGTTGTCGAGGGTGGATCAGTAGCAGGTGTCTTTACAGTCTCTATGTTATGTACTACAGGGCCAGCCTCTGTTTGTGTGTCTTCCGGCTTCTCACTTTCTCCAACAGGTAGGTCTTTATCTTTCTTCAAATCAGGTAGTGACTCTGTTACGTTAAATTGACCATCAGGCAGAGTCTGTTCTGATACTACGGTCTTGTCCTCCACTAATGGTTTCTCAAGAGCTTCCTCAATAACCTCAGGTTTGGATAGTTGGTCCTCAAGCCCAGTGTCTTCCACGTGTTCTGTTGTAGTATTGTCCAACCCTGGTTGAACACTTACAGCTGGCACATAGGACAGATTATCATTTTCTTTAGGTTGGTAATAGTCAAACTGCTCAACAGGGTAAGTCACTGACAATGAAATCCCTAGTGGTTCAATCTCTACAGGAGGTACTTGTGGACCTTCAGTAGAAGATTCAGGGACATCACTTGCCATCCCCACATCAGGTCTTTTAGTGTTGATGTTTTCCCTAGAAGGTCCATCAGCATCTGTCGGAAGTTCCACCACATCACCCTCTTCATCTTTAGGTCCTATTAATTGAGTTTTCTCTTCCGTTACTCTTGTCGGAACAACATCTTTTTGCTCTACTTGTACATCTTCATCATTTTCCATAATTTCTTCTTTTGATAATTCTGTAAACACCTCTTTGTCTGATTCTGCtacctttttgtttgttttgttaccTTCTGCAATCGTATCTCTCTCAACGGTTACCACAGTCACTTGTTCAAATCCAGTTACCTCATCAGGCTCAACCTTCACCTTGAGTATTGCAACATCAGACGTAGTCTCTTCTGATGGTTCGCTCAGCACCACTTCAGTGCCCTCTTCATCCCCTTCCCTCATCCCAGTATTTACTGGTGGCACCTCTGGAATTTCATTAGAATCTGTCGCTTCGGATGTGAAATCATTTAGTTCGGTTGCTGGTTGTAGGGTGATGCTGGAGTCAGATGTGACAGGCAACTCAGTCCTCAGATTAACCATGGTTGCAGAGGTGAACATAATGCTGGTGGTGGTCATTggattaaatatattttcatcttCAGGTATAGTGTTTACATTAAAGTCACTTTCTGAGGAAGGTTTCGGTGTGGTGTCAACCTGTTCATCACTTGGCACCAATGAGACATTATCTTTATCAGTAATAGTTGATTTGCTGTCGTCTTCACTAGCAGCTTTATCTGGATGATTTTCTTTTATGAGTTCACTTGTTTTACTTTGAACAGTTTCAAGCGTGTGTATAATGACTGCTTCATTCTCAGGTTCCGCCATTGGTTTCATTGTTGTGGTTATGGGGAAACTTGCAGCAGTTCTTAAATCCAGAGTATCCGATGAAACCTCAGTATGTTCGGTTGGAGAACGAAGGTCCTTATGTGGATCTAGATCAGGGGACTACAAATGAACAGGTGTACTATTATTTTACTGATTTTTGTttaatagaaatgaaaagagatGATGGTAATGTTATTACATAATGTATTAGCAAACCAGAGAACTTATTGTCACCTCAGTTATGACGTCTTCAGAAATTGTGGTGAGGGACATCATTGTTGTGAGATGTTTTCTTCCTGATAAGGAGAGAAAGCACAACAGACAGTGTTCATATCTTTAACTTCTACACGGTAATGACTCATGACGAAAGAGTGATGTTTTTGAATATTGTGACATCTTAATCCTTTACCTGTGTCGAAGGTCAGTGAGTTAAGATCAAGAAGAGATGCTTTTTTACTCAAAGCTTTAATTATGTTATCCTTCAAACTTGGTCCAGGAGATGAGACAACTGTGCCGGTATCCAAACTCTTTGCGGCAATGTTTGCTGGAATGGCCTCAAATACCACTGTGTAGACCACTGATATTCCTCCAGACCTGAAAATACAATAAAGGTGATGTGTGTGAAGACGTCACATGGTCAGAAAATTAAacagatatattttttacttttacctcTCAGGTGCTTCTGTCTCACTAAACAAGAAAACAAGAGAAACAAAGAAATTAGAACAAAGGGCTTAGATGTTTAAGGGCTTTAAATTATGTTTGCATGTGGACCTACCTAATCCTTAACACCTGTACCTCAATAAATCCAGGTAGGTCGTCAAAAACATGTTGCATCTGCAAAACACCCAAGTCTACAGTTTAAGTTTAATACAATATATGGACACGTGTGTAGAATCAGGCCAGCTTCAGGTTAAACACAGGCCCTTATGTGATCATGTGTCTGTACCCCTAACCTGCTTGATTCCTTAACAACACTGATTCAAGGTGATTGTTTGGCTATTTTCAAATACCTGTTCCTGGAGATGTCGTGACAGATCGTGATATTGAGGTGAATCTGTGTCTCTCAGTATCTCTTGGTACCCAGAATCCATCAGGGTAATGCTGAACTCAATGACCTGATGAACTGGATGCTCTGGAACTACATTTGGAAGATCCGACCCCTGTAGAAGCAACAGAGAAACCACTTAAAAGATTCATAAAGtatagagatgcaccgatatatccagcctgatctcacgagaattcgtacatattttccGAGTTGgttaattcgtatgaattcatgaAAAACTTATGATtctcataaaaaacaacaacaacgaaacattttacgaacaaatttgtgTGTAGAAATGCTTAATGAATGAGAACTATTACGTTTTTCTTATCACATGTATAAATTCTACAAAATGTCATGTTATCAGTCTACAATTACTCACCGCCCTTACTTATGATGTTATATAATGATTATGAACACAgcaatttaataaacaaaaatcttGCTTTTGATTTTTGTATTGGCACAAATCGTGGTCCAATCATGTACACTACCTGTAAGACAGTAGCTGTGTCTGTAGAAGTGTGTATAGTAGATTTAGTCGAATCAAAAGTAGATTCAGTAGTAGGTTCAGGAATAGATTCAGGTTCAGTAAAAGATTCAGTAGTTGATTGATTAGATGATTCAGTAGGTTCAGTGGTTGATTCATAAATAGATTTAGTAGGTTCAGTAGTAGATTTAGTTGTTTCAGTAGCAGATTCAGTTGATTTAGTATTAGATTCAATAGTAGGTTTCGTAGTAGATTCAGTATTGGATTCAGTAGGTTCAGCAGTGGATTCATTAGTAGATTCTGTAAGTTCAGCAGTAGATTCAGTGGTTGATTCAGTTTTAGATTCAGTAGTAGGTTTAGTGGTAAACTGAGTAGATTCAGTGGTTGATTCAGTAGCAGATTCAGCAGGTTCAGCAGTGGATTCAATGGTTGATTCAGTTGTTGATTCTGTAAGTTCAGCAGATGATTCAGTGGTTGATTCAGTAGCAGATTGAGCAGATGATTTAGTGGATGATTCATTAGTAGATTCTGTAAGTTCAGCAGATGATTCAGTGGTTGATTCACTGGTTGATTCAGTAGGTTCAGCAGTGGATTTAGTGGTTGATTCATTGGTAGATTCTGTAAGTTCAGCAGTGGATTCAGTGGTTGATTTACTTGTTGATTCATTAGGAGATTCTGTAAGTTCAGTAGTAGTTGATTCAGATGTGGAAGCAGATTTAACTATTTCTGCTTCAGTCTGGGCTTTTTCTGAACCTAAATTGTAAAAGACTCAGGTCAGTTTTACTGAAATACTAACACATCCAAAGaccaaaaacttttttatacCTTCTGTTTCTGGTGCTTCATCTGTTTCTGGCTTTTCGTGTACTTTTCTATAAATATAATAAGATATATTATGCATCAgtaagtttaaatattaatccTATTTTGTTATACATGTATTAAGAATATTAAATAGTAATGATTTAAGGTCCAGTCTTACTGTTCTTGCactttttcattatttacatTCACCCTCTGTAATGCAAAAGAAGTATATAAGACAAAACCAAACCATATGTCAGCCATCAAATTTGTTTTCAATATTAGCATTTAGCTTTTTTAGGATTTGTATAGTGTAATACTGTATGATGCTTGATTCATTTACCCTGTAGACCATGTCAATGTGTTCTTGAGAACTGCTAAAGTTTGTAGCCAGATCTGAGATGCACAAGGACTCGTGCTGGCATATGTGGACCCATTTCTGGTACTCTGAACTGCTGGGAATTCTGTCCAGAAAGATCCGGAAAGCCTCCCATACAGCCTCCTGGCAAACTGACAAAGTTAATGAATAAATGTGCTGAATCTCACTAAATTTATGtgagtttaaataaataattttcattttttggtatTGGTTACTGGTAATTAAAATTTTCTTGACTATAAACACACTGCATTAATGTCTTTCGAGTTGTAAAATAATAGGAACactaaaggaaaacaccaccgtttcttcctcaactttttttaatgtgtgcacttaatctttgtacagcacgtcgtgaatgtgttagcatttagcctagcaccatttattccttaggatccaaacagggatgaatttagaagccaccacacacttccatgtttttcccaattaaagactgttacatgagtagttacaagAATAAGAGTAAACTATTTTTTAAGCGGTAAAAAAaatgaagtgtttggtggcttctaaattcatccctgtttggatcctaaggaatgaatggggctaggctaaatgctaagaAATAcacaacgcactgtacaaagattaagtgcatgtgttgaaaaaagataggcatgtattaatttgtctaagttgaggtaagaacatagtaaaattttgaaaaactgtggtgttttcctttaataataataataaaaataaaaataataaagtcacaacaaaaaacattttaacgtAAGCAGATGTTTGGTTACCTCTCAGTGTGTAGTATGCTTTGTGACTTGCTATAACCTCTCTCACTGTTTCCTGTGGACAAACTTTCACCTCAGAATGAAAGAAATCCGACCTTTTGACTCGATGTTGTTCCATTTCAAATAAAGTCCTCATCCCAGAATTTTGCTTTGGCAGGCTTGGTACGTTTGTTGGGTTGagtatttcttaaaaaatataaatgaataaaaacaatcATTTGATATTTACAATTAAGGTCAATAGATTGCAGAGATCATTCAGGGATATCTTTCTGCAGAAATACTTTTTAGGATGTTGACTATCAGTGCTTTAAAGAGATAACATTGTAAagtttacttccatagtaggaataataATATGATCGAATTCAAAGgttactgtcaactgtgtgcttaccatcatttatcaaaatatcttcttcatcatttatcacaatacttctaaaatatttgttttcctactgtggaagtcaatgggtaccatcaactgtgtgcttaccatcatttatcacaatactttcataatatttgttttcttaCTATAAAGGTCAAtagttacaatcagctgtgtgcttaccatcatttatcaaaataactTCTATATCACTTATCACAATTCTTTCAtgatatttgttttcctactatggaagtcaatggttacaatcagctttgtgcttaccatcatttatcaaaatatagtCAAGGAACACGATCTTAATATCCTGATGATGTACTGgcataaatgaaaaatcaataattttgacccatacaatgtattatttgtTATTGCTAAAAATCTAGCCCTGcgattggttttgtggtccagggtcataaATGGTTCTTCTACGGCATCACTGtgattttaagagtgtatgtcACATTCACCGTATTCAGGTCATCcttttatacataaataacaGTAGTAAATGGATACTACTCTTAAACTATTTCCTTGTGTTTGAAAGTCTTACCTTTAATGCCTGTGACAGGCAGAATAAAGATGCATAGCGTGAAGAGTCCACATTTTAAAGACATGGTGAATTGAAGCCGTACATCCAACCCCATCCTTTATTTACACAGCACAAGAAGTTCAGGTTCTGAGTCCGTTTTCTTGGATATATCCATCAGAAGCTGGACAAGCCATTACAGTCCCAGATTTAAGGAGTCAAGTAATTTAAAATGGAAAAGAAAAAATtgataataaacaaaatttttCTCA
The nucleotide sequence above comes from Paramisgurnus dabryanus chromosome 12, PD_genome_1.1, whole genome shotgun sequence. Encoded proteins:
- the impg1a gene encoding interphotoreceptor matrix proteoglycan 1, whose translation is MGLDVRLQFTMSLKCGLFTLCIFILPVTGIKEILNPTNVPSLPKQNSGMRTLFEMEQHRVKRSDFFHSEVKVCPQETVREVIASHKAYYTLRVCQEAVWEAFRIFLDRIPSSSEYQKWVHICQHESLCISDLATNFSSSQEHIDMVYRRVNVNNEKVQEQKVHEKPETDEAPETEGSEKAQTEAATESTFDSTKSTIHTSTDTATVLQGSDLPNVVPEHPVHQVIEFSITLMDSGYQEILRDTDSPQYHDLSRHLQEQMQHVFDDLPGFIEVQVLRISETEAPERSGGISVVYTVVFEAIPANIAAKSLDTGTVVSSPGPSLKDNIIKALSKKASLLDLNSLTFDTGRKHLTTMMSLTTISEDVITESPDLDPHKDLRSPTEHTEVSSDTLDLRTAASFPITTTMKPMAEPENEAVIIHTLETVQSKTSELIKENHPDKAASEDDSKSTITDKDNVSLVPSDEQVDTTPKPSSESDFNVNTIPEDENIFNPMTTTSIMFTSATMVNLRTELPVTSDSSITLQPATELNDFTSEATDSNEIPEVPPVNTGMREGDEEGTEVVLSEPSEETTSDVAILKVKVEPDEVTGFEQVTVVTVERDTIAEGNKTNKKVAESDKEVFTELSKEEIMENDEDVQVEQKDVVPTRVTEEKTQLIGPKDEEGDVVELPTDADGPSRENINTKRPDVGMASDVPESSTEGPQVPPVEIEPLGISLSVTYPVEQFDYYQPKENDNLSYVPAVSVQPGLDNTTTEHVEDTGLEDQLSKPEVIEEALEKPLVEDKTVVSEQTLPDGQFNVTESLPDLKKDKDLPVGESEKPEDTQTEAGPVVHNIETVKTPATDPPSTTLTADPGLYTVVFTDVSTPGKKEYDSPTGRVLSSVVHSTVPVDLDNVKVQNVETENPSIHFKDPATELDQMDVVSAETVDFLSYDSRYSFPDDGHLLVTTKAPSLKYLTTPSMTTANKGKELVVFFSLRVTNMLFSEDLFNKSSTEYRSLENRFVELLLPYLQSNLTGFKQLEILNFRNGSVVVNSKMKFAKSVPYNITRAVQCVLEEFCDAASKRLDIKIDSHSLDIEPADEADPCKFLACNQFSKCKVNHRTKEAQCLCDPGYVSLDGSTCQSLCVVQLDFCLNGGECEIVPGHGAACRCAVGKFWHFIGERCAELVSVPLDPFLSLVFLVVGLTFQYAIITILLSLCRNCVRTRKTLTLVEREQTTIPGLSSSP